The Frankiaceae bacterium genome has a window encoding:
- a CDS encoding citrate synthase 2, translated as MSEVKSGLEGVVAFESEIAEPDKEGSSLRYRGVDIEDLVGVEPYEHVWGLLVDGTFLPGLPPAEPIPIPHRSGDARVDVQSALAEMAPMWGLQQLIDIDDAQARDDLARCSVTAMSFVAQSARGVDKPPVPQSEIDKAASIPERFLIRWRGEADPAHVKAVDAYWVSAAEHGMNASTFTARVVASTGADVAAALSAATGALSGPLHGGAPSRVLQMLDDVEKSGDAVAYVKALLDRGERLMGFGHRVYRAEDPRARVLRRTAKEVGSHRYEVAEALEQAALAELRERKPDRVLETNVEFWSAVVLDFAEVPASLFTSMFTCARTAGWSAHILEQKRTGRLIRPSAKYIGPGPRPVSAVN; from the coding sequence GTGAGCGAAGTGAAGTCGGGCCTCGAAGGGGTCGTCGCCTTCGAGTCCGAGATCGCCGAGCCGGACAAGGAGGGCAGCTCTCTCCGCTACCGCGGCGTGGACATCGAGGACCTCGTCGGCGTCGAGCCGTACGAGCACGTCTGGGGCCTGCTCGTGGACGGGACGTTCCTCCCCGGGCTGCCCCCGGCCGAGCCGATCCCGATCCCGCACCGCTCCGGCGACGCCCGCGTCGACGTGCAGTCCGCGCTCGCCGAGATGGCGCCGATGTGGGGGCTCCAGCAGCTCATCGACATCGACGACGCGCAGGCCCGCGACGACCTCGCCCGCTGCTCGGTGACCGCGATGTCGTTCGTCGCGCAGTCTGCGCGCGGCGTCGACAAGCCGCCTGTGCCGCAGTCGGAGATCGACAAGGCGGCCTCCATCCCCGAGCGCTTCCTGATCCGCTGGCGCGGCGAGGCCGACCCGGCGCACGTGAAGGCGGTCGACGCGTACTGGGTGTCCGCGGCCGAGCACGGGATGAACGCCTCGACGTTCACCGCCCGCGTCGTCGCCTCCACCGGGGCCGACGTCGCCGCCGCGCTCTCGGCCGCCACCGGCGCGCTCTCCGGGCCGCTGCACGGCGGCGCCCCGAGCCGCGTGCTGCAGATGCTCGACGACGTCGAGAAGTCGGGCGACGCCGTGGCGTACGTCAAGGCGCTGCTCGACCGCGGCGAGCGGCTCATGGGCTTCGGCCACCGCGTCTACCGCGCCGAGGACCCGCGCGCCCGCGTGCTGCGGCGTACGGCCAAGGAGGTCGGCTCGCACCGGTACGAGGTCGCCGAGGCCCTGGAGCAGGCCGCCCTGGCAGAGCTCCGCGAGCGCAAGCCCGACCGCGTGCTGGAGACCAACGTCGAGTTCTGGTCGGCGGTCGTGCTCGACTTCGCAGAGGTGCCCGCGTCCCTGTTCACGTCGATGTTCACCTGCGCGCGCACGGCGGGGTGGTCGGCGCACATCCTCGAGCAGAAGCGCACCGGCAGGCTCATCCGGCCGTCGGCGAAGTACATCGGCCCCGGCCCGCGCCCCGTGAGCGCGGTGAACTAG
- a CDS encoding DUF3105 domain-containing protein, with the protein MEPPEYNPFAPPDEHAPYQYGPAPIAAPKPWEGPRAEVVVGIVIALVAVVGLLTALDRKQQDTRPVAVQQAGCAEMRDFPLDIDASHSDGLVQYESDPPYGGPHAPRPLPGPLGYFGRTSAPEDVAERAVHNLEHGYVVVWYDAGANDDSIQKVARELIELRDLKVLLVPWRGEVREGRHFTLAAWGHLQSCAQPTAEAIRAFYGEHGGNNGDAPEKSVL; encoded by the coding sequence ATGGAGCCGCCCGAGTACAACCCGTTCGCGCCGCCGGACGAGCACGCGCCGTACCAGTACGGCCCCGCCCCGATCGCGGCGCCCAAGCCGTGGGAGGGGCCGCGCGCCGAGGTGGTCGTCGGCATCGTGATCGCGCTGGTGGCCGTCGTCGGCCTGCTGACGGCGCTGGACCGCAAGCAGCAGGACACCCGCCCCGTGGCCGTGCAGCAGGCGGGATGCGCCGAGATGCGCGACTTCCCGCTGGACATCGACGCGAGTCACAGCGACGGGCTCGTGCAGTACGAGTCCGACCCGCCGTACGGCGGCCCGCACGCGCCGCGGCCGCTGCCTGGTCCGCTCGGGTACTTCGGACGGACGAGCGCGCCAGAGGACGTCGCGGAGCGCGCCGTGCACAACCTCGAGCACGGCTACGTCGTCGTCTGGTACGACGCGGGCGCCAACGACGACTCGATCCAGAAAGTCGCGCGCGAGCTGATCGAGCTCCGCGACCTCAAGGTGCTGCTCGTGCCGTGGCGCGGCGAGGTGCGCGAGGGGCGCCACTTCACGCTCGCCGCCTGGGGCCACCTGCAGTCGTGCGCGCAGCCGACGGCGGAGGCCATCAGGGCGTTCTACGGCGAGCACGGCGGCAACAACGGCGACGCCCCCGAGAAGAGCGTCCTCTAG